A genome region from Acinetobacter lwoffii includes the following:
- a CDS encoding prepilin peptidase translates to MQDLIQYFTQNPTALYIAVGLFSLCIGSFLNVVIYRTPKMMEQEWRTDCQMFLHPEQPVIDKSKLSLSKPASTCPKCHQPIRWYQNIPIISWLILCGKCANCLNPISIRYPLVEILTAVCALMVVAVFGPTAQMLFGLILTYVLIALTFIDFDTQLLPDRYTLPLAALGLGVNSYALYTSPSSAIWGYIIGFLCLWIVYYLFKIITGKEGMGYGDFKLLAALGAWMGPLLLPLIVLLSSLVGAIIGIILLKVRKENQPFAFGPYIAIAGWIAFLWGEQIMKVYLGQ, encoded by the coding sequence ATGCAAGATCTTATTCAATATTTTACTCAAAACCCAACGGCGCTGTATATCGCAGTTGGGCTTTTTAGTTTATGTATAGGCAGCTTTCTGAATGTAGTGATTTACCGTACGCCCAAGATGATGGAACAGGAATGGCGTACCGATTGTCAGATGTTCTTGCATCCGGAACAGCCGGTGATTGATAAAAGTAAACTTAGCCTGAGCAAACCCGCTTCGACTTGTCCTAAATGTCATCAGCCAATCCGCTGGTACCAGAATATTCCAATTATCAGCTGGCTGATCTTGTGCGGCAAGTGTGCGAACTGCCTGAATCCCATCAGCATACGCTATCCTTTAGTTGAGATTTTAACAGCAGTCTGTGCACTGATGGTCGTAGCAGTATTTGGTCCGACTGCACAAATGCTGTTTGGCCTGATTCTCACTTATGTGCTGATTGCCCTAACCTTTATCGATTTTGATACTCAGTTATTGCCTGACCGTTATACACTGCCCTTGGCCGCGCTAGGTTTAGGGGTAAATAGTTATGCACTCTATACCTCCCCAAGCTCTGCCATCTGGGGCTATATCATTGGTTTTTTGTGTCTATGGATAGTGTATTACCTGTTTAAAATCATTACCGGCAAGGAAGGCATGGGTTATGGCGATTTTAAATTGCTAGCCGCTTTGGGTGCCTGGATGGGTCCGTTATTACTGCCTTTAATTGTGCTGCTGTCTTCCCTGGTAGGTGCGATTATTGGCATCATTCTGCTAAAAGTCCGCAAGGAAAATCAGCCTTTTGCCTTTGGTCCCTATATCGCGATTGCCGGCTGGATTGCTTTTCTTTGGGGTGAACAAATTATGAAAGTGTATTTAGGTCAATAA
- the coaE gene encoding dephospho-CoA kinase (Dephospho-CoA kinase (CoaE) performs the final step in coenzyme A biosynthesis.) codes for MKFVLGLTGGIGSGKSAASQWFEAQGITVVDADVVAREVVEIGQPALTQIQQAFGDWVLLADGSLNRRALREHIFQSPEARKTLESITHPAIRTSIIQQLHAAQSPYAILVSPLLFETNQHELTQHTLLIDATIELQIERASQRDGQNIEQIRNIIAAQMSREQKQTMADDIVLNDGHLDHLYAHLRPLHQKYLNMAAS; via the coding sequence TTGAAATTTGTACTCGGTTTAACTGGTGGGATTGGCAGTGGTAAGTCTGCTGCCAGTCAGTGGTTTGAAGCACAAGGGATAACGGTAGTCGATGCCGATGTGGTAGCACGTGAAGTGGTCGAAATTGGTCAGCCTGCACTTACCCAGATCCAGCAGGCTTTTGGCGATTGGGTACTGCTTGCCGATGGCTCACTGAATCGTCGTGCCTTGCGTGAACATATCTTCCAGTCTCCTGAAGCACGCAAGACCCTGGAAAGTATTACCCATCCGGCAATTCGCACTTCCATTATCCAGCAACTACATGCTGCGCAAAGTCCCTACGCTATTCTAGTTTCACCACTGCTGTTTGAAACTAATCAGCATGAACTGACTCAGCATACCTTACTGATTGATGCCACAATCGAACTGCAAATTGAGCGGGCCTCACAACGTGATGGCCAGAATATCGAACAAATTCGCAATATTATTGCCGCCCAAATGTCCCGCGAACAAAAGCAGACCATGGCCGATGATATTGTCCTAAATGATGGTCATCTGGATCATCTCTATGCTCATCTCAGACCATTACATCAAAAATATTTAAACATGGCAGCCAGCTGA
- a CDS encoding DMT family transporter codes for MALSDRTQGYVFLVVTMCIWGGFTLTARLNALWQISAWDIVALRFSLAFLILMPILLYRKEAAFLLKKEPFILAMIGGVIYCLFAYSAFHYAPTAHAAIFLNGCIPICTAIMAFFLMGQAFDKHTWASLIIMIVVLCLMSMLMYRETGVAFGAGDGLFFISAILWAIFTVLLRKYQLTAWQAMCGVAIWSAVIYVPIYLLFLPKNLSVPEPKHLLFQTIFHGIFVVIIATLSYVEAIKRLGAFKAGSITNLAPFIAAILAVPLLNETLSLAMVCGLMGMAVGALQPWRWLQHQDSLSRKLAEQKKQS; via the coding sequence ATGGCATTGTCAGACCGTACCCAAGGCTATGTTTTTTTAGTTGTTACCATGTGCATCTGGGGCGGTTTTACCTTAACGGCCCGCCTGAATGCACTTTGGCAGATCAGTGCCTGGGATATTGTGGCCTTGCGTTTTTCTCTGGCCTTCCTGATTCTGATGCCGATCTTGCTCTATCGTAAAGAGGCCGCTTTTTTACTGAAAAAAGAGCCTTTTATTTTAGCGATGATTGGTGGGGTGATTTACTGCCTGTTTGCCTATAGCGCTTTTCACTACGCACCTACCGCCCATGCTGCAATTTTCTTGAATGGCTGTATTCCAATCTGTACCGCGATTATGGCTTTTTTTCTGATGGGGCAGGCTTTTGATAAACATACCTGGGCCAGCCTGATCATTATGATCGTAGTACTATGTCTCATGAGTATGCTGATGTATAGGGAAACTGGTGTGGCCTTTGGGGCAGGGGACGGACTGTTTTTTATCAGTGCCATACTTTGGGCGATTTTTACTGTTTTATTGCGTAAATATCAGCTAACTGCATGGCAGGCAATGTGTGGTGTCGCGATCTGGTCGGCAGTGATATATGTGCCGATTTATCTGCTATTTTTACCGAAAAATTTGAGTGTGCCTGAACCCAAGCATTTACTGTTTCAGACCATTTTTCACGGCATATTTGTGGTGATTATTGCCACTTTAAGCTATGTAGAAGCCATCAAGCGTCTTGGTGCATTTAAGGCAGGCAGTATTACCAATCTTGCACCTTTTATTGCGGCAATTCTGGCTGTACCTTTATTAAATGAAACTTTAAGTCTGGCCATGGTGTGTGGCCTGATGGGTATGGCAGTCGGGGCCTTACAGCCGTGGCGCTGGTTACAGCATCAGGACAGTCTGAGCCGAAAATTAGCAGAACAAAAAAAGCAGTCTTAA
- the rlmB gene encoding 23S rRNA (guanosine(2251)-2'-O)-methyltransferase RlmB, giving the protein MAKPEYFYGVHSVESLLELEPERVLTLFTLKGRDDQRLKRVLELAEPFGISVQQASRDKLEKLAGQPFHQGVVAAVRAHPTLNEKDLESLLSANPQALLLALDHITDPHNLGACIRTAAAMGVEAVIAPRDRSATLTPTARKVAAGGADKVKFIQVTNLARTLGQIKEDFNVRVVGTMLDEKALPIQNFDFTGTGVCVVMGAEDTGLRPITQSQCDQTVYIPMAGNLQSLNVSVATGMALYEACRQRNL; this is encoded by the coding sequence ATGGCAAAACCTGAATATTTTTATGGCGTACATTCAGTGGAGTCATTGTTAGAGCTTGAGCCTGAACGTGTCTTGACATTATTCACTCTCAAAGGACGCGATGATCAGCGTTTAAAGCGTGTACTGGAACTGGCTGAACCGTTTGGGATCAGTGTGCAGCAAGCCAGCCGTGACAAACTAGAAAAATTGGCCGGTCAGCCGTTTCATCAGGGGGTCGTAGCCGCAGTTCGTGCTCATCCGACCCTGAATGAAAAAGATCTTGAATCATTGTTGAGCGCAAATCCTCAAGCGTTGTTATTGGCCCTGGATCATATTACCGATCCGCATAATCTCGGTGCCTGTATCCGTACAGCCGCTGCAATGGGTGTGGAAGCGGTGATTGCGCCACGTGATCGTTCAGCTACCCTAACTCCGACAGCACGTAAAGTGGCTGCAGGTGGTGCGGACAAAGTCAAATTCATTCAGGTGACCAATCTGGCGCGTACTTTGGGTCAAATCAAAGAAGATTTTAATGTTCGTGTGGTTGGTACCATGCTGGATGAAAAAGCGCTGCCGATTCAGAATTTTGATTTTACCGGTACCGGGGTTTGTGTGGTGATGGGTGCGGAAGATACCGGCCTACGTCCAATTACCCAAAGCCAATGTGATCAGACCGTGTATATCCCGATGGCAGGTAATCTGCAAAGTCTGAATGTCAGTGTGGCTACAGGTATGGCACTGTATGAAGCCTGCCGTCAGCGTAACCTTTAA
- a CDS encoding pyrimidine/purine nucleoside phosphorylase produces MSAQFDHVSVLKKSNVYFGGLCISHIVQFEDGTKKTLGVILPSENALTFETHVPERMEIVSGECRVQIGDSEESELFRAGQSFYVPGNSRFKIETDDVLDYVCHFEG; encoded by the coding sequence ATGTCAGCTCAGTTTGATCATGTATCGGTACTTAAAAAATCTAATGTATATTTCGGCGGGTTGTGTATTAGTCACATTGTACAATTTGAAGACGGGACCAAGAAAACGTTGGGTGTCATTCTGCCATCAGAAAATGCCTTGACCTTTGAAACACATGTTCCTGAGCGCATGGAAATTGTTTCTGGTGAATGCCGTGTTCAGATTGGTGATAGCGAAGAAAGTGAGCTGTTCCGTGCCGGTCAGTCTTTCTATGTGCCGGGCAATAGCCGTTTTAAAATCGAAACCGACGATGTGCTGGACTATGTCTGCCATTTTGAAGGTTAA
- the recN gene encoding DNA repair protein RecN, which produces MLTHLTLINFALAEHLAIDIDKGFNVLTGETGAGKSLLLDALSACLGERTDTNYVRYGSEKADVTASFSYQEHSPEAAWLKEHELDDESGEIHLRRVIFATGRSKAWINGRPSSLSELKEIGRLLVQLYSQHSQQQLLEPPYPKHWLDHYYHFYAPAQTVRDAYSTWQKNIRQHQAALDAQATRKQRLETLELQLEELEEIVQTDYPEIEQEFDRLSHHEAIMQDCVYSLNVLDEAEQNITQELASIMRRVESHAGRSEQLSGIYTSLLNAQSELEDAAANLRQFMDRQSFDPERMEVLNSTLEIFHRLARKYRTQPELLKEEYEAWQTELEQLHQLEDPETLAEQVAVSYQEFLDKAQHLDQIRREAAAPLAKQLTEQVKQLALPEAHFEFKFEPLEHPSSEGLSFIQLLFTANKGIPAQPLARVASGGELSRIALVMQVMNAEKTEAEVLVFDEIDVGISGGTAEIVGRLLADLAQHVQILCITHQAQVAAQSDQHLLVKKQQTDPASSTIIDLEENEIIQELARMTGGVEISETTLQHARQLRQLKFQQA; this is translated from the coding sequence ATGCTGACACATTTAACTCTGATCAATTTTGCTTTAGCTGAACATCTTGCTATTGATATTGATAAAGGTTTTAACGTTTTAACCGGTGAAACCGGTGCAGGTAAATCCCTCTTACTGGATGCATTGTCTGCTTGTTTGGGTGAGCGAACCGATACCAATTATGTGCGTTATGGCTCAGAAAAAGCCGATGTCACTGCCAGTTTTAGCTATCAGGAACACAGTCCTGAAGCCGCTTGGTTAAAAGAACATGAACTGGATGATGAGTCAGGTGAAATTCATTTACGCCGGGTGATTTTTGCCACTGGCCGCAGCAAGGCCTGGATCAATGGACGTCCGAGCAGCCTGTCTGAACTGAAAGAAATTGGGCGTTTACTAGTACAGCTCTATAGCCAGCATAGCCAGCAACAATTATTAGAACCGCCTTATCCAAAGCATTGGCTGGATCATTATTATCATTTTTATGCGCCGGCCCAAACCGTACGTGATGCGTACAGCACTTGGCAAAAAAATATTCGCCAGCATCAGGCAGCTTTGGATGCACAAGCGACACGCAAGCAGCGTCTGGAAACCCTTGAGCTGCAACTCGAAGAACTGGAAGAAATTGTTCAGACGGATTATCCTGAAATTGAGCAGGAATTTGATCGGCTCTCGCATCATGAAGCTATTATGCAAGACTGTGTCTATAGCCTGAATGTGCTGGATGAAGCTGAACAGAATATCACCCAGGAACTGGCATCAATTATGCGTCGGGTTGAGTCACATGCCGGACGCAGTGAGCAGCTCTCCGGGATTTATACTTCCCTGCTGAATGCACAAAGCGAACTTGAAGATGCCGCAGCGAATTTACGCCAGTTTATGGATCGGCAAAGTTTTGATCCGGAACGCATGGAAGTATTGAATTCAACGCTAGAAATCTTCCATCGTCTGGCACGTAAATATCGTACCCAGCCAGAATTACTCAAAGAAGAATATGAAGCCTGGCAAACCGAATTAGAACAGCTGCATCAACTGGAAGATCCGGAAACACTGGCTGAACAGGTCGCGGTTTCTTATCAGGAGTTTCTGGATAAAGCCCAACATCTGGATCAGATTCGCCGTGAAGCCGCAGCACCGTTGGCCAAGCAGCTCACTGAGCAGGTCAAACAACTGGCATTGCCTGAAGCACATTTTGAGTTCAAGTTTGAGCCTTTGGAGCATCCCTCTAGTGAAGGTCTCAGCTTTATTCAATTGCTGTTTACTGCCAATAAAGGCATTCCGGCACAGCCTTTGGCCCGGGTTGCATCAGGCGGTGAACTCTCGCGTATTGCGCTAGTGATGCAAGTTATGAATGCGGAAAAAACCGAAGCTGAAGTGCTGGTCTTTGATGAAATTGATGTCGGGATTAGTGGTGGTACCGCAGAGATTGTCGGGCGTTTACTGGCCGATCTGGCCCAGCATGTACAGATTCTGTGTATTACCCATCAGGCACAAGTGGCAGCACAATCTGATCAGCATCTACTGGTAAAAAAACAGCAGACTGATCCTGCCAGCAGCACAATCATTGACCTTGAGGAAAATGAAATTATTCAGGAGCTTGCAAGAATGACAGGCGGTGTAGAGATTAGTGAAACCACCTTGCAACATGCCCGCCAGTTACGTCAGCTGAAATTTCAGCAGGCTTGA
- a CDS encoding CsgG/HfaB family protein: protein MKKILLAGLLSGLLSAPAFAAIKEVVKEASGSGPTQHQAISEALLIAVQSLNGASVSSQMNYEETVSVSVNNQGWSYNGKVSPVFSVANQGSGSVTKFQVLSVTGAKNNYRAKVRAHVVKFESTVQDQHLRRIAVLPFQMAEKNNRLANDTSAYEFSQELSDTLGNYLAQSGQLSVVDRHYLDEMQSENAFLYWDGAPHELARIGQKVGADYLLVGRINDLSSASHQQMYGLNAGAEQVRLSWRVIEANTSKVVAAGTFNRTLSNLMTQNILTNSLNDSTADKIAQGLNPEILQGLKLQPVQSQTGQSYDSSPGYEMTPGSSDQPVKW, encoded by the coding sequence ATGAAAAAAATATTACTTGCAGGCCTGTTGTCTGGATTGTTGAGCGCTCCGGCCTTTGCAGCCATTAAAGAAGTGGTTAAAGAAGCCAGTGGAAGTGGTCCAACTCAACACCAGGCGATTTCTGAAGCTTTATTAATTGCTGTGCAATCGTTAAATGGTGCTTCAGTTTCTTCCCAAATGAATTATGAAGAGACTGTTTCTGTATCGGTGAATAATCAGGGCTGGAGTTATAACGGTAAAGTTTCACCAGTTTTTAGTGTGGCAAATCAAGGTTCAGGTTCAGTGACCAAGTTTCAGGTGCTGAGTGTGACGGGTGCAAAAAATAATTACCGTGCCAAAGTTCGCGCACATGTGGTGAAGTTTGAATCGACTGTACAAGACCAGCATTTGCGCAGGATTGCAGTATTGCCATTCCAGATGGCCGAGAAAAATAACCGACTGGCCAATGACACATCTGCCTATGAGTTTAGTCAGGAATTATCCGATACTTTAGGAAATTATCTGGCTCAAAGCGGACAGTTGAGTGTGGTAGATCGTCATTATCTGGATGAAATGCAGTCTGAAAATGCATTCCTGTATTGGGATGGTGCACCGCATGAGCTGGCGCGTATCGGTCAGAAAGTTGGAGCAGACTATTTACTGGTGGGACGAATTAATGATCTGTCTAGTGCCAGCCATCAGCAAATGTATGGTTTGAATGCCGGCGCTGAACAAGTGCGTTTAAGCTGGCGTGTCATTGAAGCCAATACCAGTAAAGTGGTAGCAGCGGGCACTTTCAATCGAACTCTGTCTAATTTAATGACACAGAATATTCTGACCAATAGTTTAAATGACAGTACGGCGGATAAAATTGCTCAGGGCTTAAACCCGGAAATTTTACAGGGCTTAAAATTACAGCCTGTACAGTCTCAGACTGGTCAATCTTATGATTCATCACCGGGCTATGAAATGACGCCAGGTTCAAGCGATCAACCTGTAAAATGGTAA
- the lpoB gene encoding penicillin-binding protein activator LpoB, protein MNAKLIFAALATTTLLSGCASTGSVSYGDAQAVETLTTDFGSTDLQMIAAKMVDDMLMFPPVVQMTQNRRPVIVLDRIHNKTQEHIDTESITDSIQNKLINSGKFRFVDMKSVNAVAQQLAYQKQSGMVNQSTAVRAGGHIGAEFMLNGNLSSIVKNAGGKSDVYYKFTFKLQNLQTGIVEWTGEKEIRKAGKRSTFGL, encoded by the coding sequence ATGAACGCAAAATTGATTTTCGCCGCATTGGCAACTACGACACTGCTTAGTGGCTGTGCCTCTACTGGTTCAGTAAGTTATGGTGATGCCCAAGCAGTCGAAACCTTAACCACAGACTTTGGTTCAACTGACTTGCAAATGATTGCAGCCAAAATGGTGGATGACATGTTGATGTTCCCGCCAGTGGTGCAAATGACCCAAAACCGCCGTCCGGTCATTGTCCTTGATCGGATTCATAACAAAACCCAGGAACATATCGATACCGAATCGATTACTGACAGTATTCAGAACAAACTAATCAATTCTGGAAAATTTCGTTTTGTTGATATGAAATCGGTGAATGCGGTGGCACAGCAGCTAGCTTATCAAAAGCAAAGCGGTATGGTGAACCAGTCAACAGCAGTACGTGCCGGTGGTCATATTGGTGCCGAATTTATGCTAAATGGCAACTTGTCGAGTATTGTGAAGAATGCCGGTGGCAAGAGTGATGTGTATTACAAGTTCACTTTTAAATTGCAAAACCTGCAAACTGGTATCGTAGAGTGGACTGGCGAGAAAGAAATCCGTAAGGCAGGCAAACGCTCGACTTTTGGTCTGTAA
- a CDS encoding YcfL family protein, producing the protein MKRQFSFAVLGLGALFMVGCTAPNALSTQTNANNEMSIRTITNNPVLTTEVFVERVNMSLVGDLKRASIAIKNRRFNNKDFSYKIVWVDAQGVEVNPEGAIWKPIQLTGRETKGVQSLAPNPSAVDVVVYLKK; encoded by the coding sequence ATGAAACGTCAATTTAGCTTTGCTGTACTTGGTTTAGGGGCGCTGTTCATGGTGGGTTGTACCGCACCGAATGCCTTATCTACCCAAACCAATGCCAATAATGAAATGAGTATCCGCACCATTACCAATAATCCGGTATTAACTACGGAAGTCTTTGTGGAACGTGTGAATATGAGCTTGGTTGGTGATTTAAAGCGTGCTTCAATCGCGATCAAAAACCGCCGTTTTAACAATAAAGATTTTAGCTACAAGATTGTTTGGGTGGATGCACAAGGTGTGGAAGTTAATCCTGAAGGTGCCATCTGGAAGCCGATCCAGTTAACCGGACGTGAAACCAAAGGTGTGCAGTCCTTGGCGCCAAATCCATCTGCTGTTGATGTTGTTGTGTATTTGAAAAAATAA
- a CDS encoding COG3014 family protein, whose amino-acid sequence MHHILKGTLISALFSVSVTSQAAVFSSYNEEGSFFRSHLNSALSENLITQFKDKADSKDGVLYLLEQARLLQVNHQYEESRDYYKQAFTLLEKQKNRAKISVSRMGFKALAMVSNDSVVPYLVPAHEQVLAHISQAKNYIFLKDLEAAAVEMRVAQGLQREIELLHQKELEKKKDKVAKNTEAEKNLSVLDEAFVGLDPIAGKIKNSYQNAYAFYMAANLWETLGEYNDALVDYKKAYELQPDKQISEDVKRLDQLVTQHKKGSVPVIVFIEQGIVPQKVENKIDVPTPGGLINIAFATYEPSTYVIPTSLKVKVNNKALQDSYVISDIGALAVKDLKEKIMANVSSQVLRATAKYAAQKELGNQFGVFGQLAGNVLNMATERADLRGWSTLPSNAQIARLNLTPGKHNLQLSSGSVSSSPVTLDVKANQTVFVYAHHVNDKITASVSTIPH is encoded by the coding sequence ATGCATCATATTTTAAAAGGGACTTTAATTTCTGCGCTATTTTCTGTGTCAGTCACTTCACAGGCAGCAGTATTTAGTAGTTATAATGAAGAAGGTAGTTTTTTCCGTAGTCATTTGAATAGCGCTTTATCTGAAAACCTCATTACTCAGTTTAAGGACAAAGCTGATTCAAAGGATGGAGTTTTATATTTACTTGAACAAGCCCGCTTATTACAAGTTAACCATCAATATGAAGAAAGCCGAGATTATTATAAGCAAGCCTTTACGCTGTTAGAAAAACAAAAAAATCGGGCCAAAATTAGTGTGTCCCGAATGGGGTTTAAGGCTCTTGCCATGGTCAGCAATGATTCTGTAGTGCCTTATCTGGTACCAGCACATGAGCAGGTGCTGGCGCATATTTCCCAAGCTAAAAACTATATTTTCTTAAAGGATCTGGAAGCTGCTGCGGTAGAAATGCGCGTGGCTCAGGGCCTCCAGCGTGAAATCGAATTGTTGCACCAAAAAGAACTAGAAAAGAAAAAAGACAAAGTAGCTAAAAACACGGAAGCAGAGAAGAATCTAAGTGTGCTGGATGAAGCTTTTGTCGGTCTGGACCCCATAGCCGGCAAGATTAAGAACAGCTATCAGAATGCCTACGCTTTTTATATGGCAGCCAATTTATGGGAAACCTTGGGTGAATACAATGATGCCTTGGTTGATTATAAGAAAGCTTATGAGTTACAACCAGATAAGCAAATTTCCGAAGACGTGAAACGTCTGGATCAACTGGTCACACAGCATAAGAAGGGTAGTGTTCCGGTGATTGTATTTATCGAACAGGGAATTGTACCGCAAAAGGTGGAAAATAAAATTGATGTCCCTACACCGGGCGGTTTAATCAATATTGCTTTTGCGACCTATGAACCAAGTACCTATGTGATACCAACTAGCCTGAAAGTGAAAGTCAATAATAAAGCTTTACAAGACAGTTATGTGATTAGTGATATTGGTGCTTTGGCCGTCAAGGACCTCAAAGAAAAAATTATGGCGAATGTGAGCAGTCAGGTGCTGCGCGCCACTGCAAAATATGCCGCACAAAAAGAACTTGGTAACCAGTTTGGTGTGTTTGGTCAACTTGCCGGTAACGTCTTAAATATGGCGACTGAGCGTGCTGACTTGCGTGGCTGGAGTACCTTGCCGAGTAATGCCCAGATTGCGCGCTTAAATTTAACGCCGGGCAAACATAATTTACAACTTTCTAGCGGGAGTGTATCTAGCTCTCCGGTCACCCTAGATGTGAAAGCCAATCAAACAGTGTTTGTCTATGCCCATCATGTTAATGACAAAATTACGGCTAGTGTAAGCACCATTCCACATTAA
- a CDS encoding IS30-like element ISAba125 family transposase, which produces MEYIKLSYHHLNFEDRTALMLESRKEGFSARKFAELIKRHPSTIYRELKRNSINDVYQARYASDNTFARRRRGHRKLKIDSILWKFIVEAIRCLWSPQQIAKRLKTFPDLDQTMNVSHTTIYSTIRALPKGELKKDLLSCLRHENKKRKANGEPKKDSILQDIKTIHERPAEVQERKIPGHWEADLIKGKDNKSSIATLIERNTRLCILATLPDAKAESVRKALTEALKYLPAELRKTLTYDRGREMSEHKILEEDLGIDVYFCDPHSPWQKGTCENMNGLIRQYLPKGIDLNQADQHYLNQVAMSLNTRPRKALDWLTPLEKFAQLVDYHMAFETVAPHV; this is translated from the coding sequence ATGGAGTATATAAAATTGTCATACCATCATCTTAACTTTGAAGATCGTACTGCATTAATGCTTGAGTCAAGAAAAGAAGGCTTTTCAGCCAGAAAATTTGCTGAACTCATTAAAAGACATCCTAGTACGATCTATCGTGAGCTTAAAAGAAATAGCATCAATGACGTTTATCAAGCTCGATATGCTTCTGATAACACCTTCGCTAGACGTAGACGTGGTCACAGAAAACTCAAAATCGATTCAATCCTCTGGAAATTTATTGTTGAAGCGATCCGTTGTTTATGGTCTCCTCAGCAAATAGCAAAGCGTTTAAAGACATTTCCTGATTTGGATCAAACAATGAATGTAAGCCATACAACGATTTATTCAACGATACGAGCATTACCCAAGGGTGAGTTGAAAAAAGACTTATTATCCTGTCTGCGTCATGAAAATAAAAAGCGAAAAGCTAACGGTGAACCTAAAAAAGATTCTATATTACAGGATATTAAAACTATTCATGAGCGCCCAGCCGAAGTTCAAGAAAGAAAAATACCGGGTCATTGGGAAGCTGATTTAATTAAAGGTAAAGACAATAAAAGTTCGATAGCAACACTTATTGAACGAAATACACGGCTCTGTATCTTGGCAACATTACCTGATGCAAAGGCAGAATCAGTGCGCAAGGCTTTAACTGAAGCTCTGAAATATTTACCTGCAGAACTGCGTAAAACGTTGACCTATGACCGTGGACGCGAGATGTCAGAACATAAAATACTCGAAGAAGATTTAGGCATAGATGTATATTTCTGTGACCCACATTCACCTTGGCAAAAAGGCACATGCGAAAATATGAATGGTTTAATTAGGCAATATTTACCTAAAGGGATTGATTTAAATCAGGCAGATCAGCATTATTTAAATCAAGTTGCCATGTCACTGAATACTCGTCCTAGAAAGGCGTTAGATTGGCTTACACCATTAGAGAAATTTGCTCAGCTTGTTGATTATCATATGGCTTTTGAAACTGTCGCACCTCATGTTTGA
- a CDS encoding YqgE/AlgH family protein — MTKQFLTHRCLIAPPHANDDFFAQTVIYLARHDEDGAQGIIINRPAGIQIKELLNDLDIEADNVNPHEVLQGGPLRPEAGFVLHTGQPTWHSSIAVGENVCITTSKDILDAIAHNEGVGRYQIALGYASWGKHQLEQEIARGDWLICDSDMDLIFNLPYNDRWDAAYKKMGVDRNWLSSEIGHA, encoded by the coding sequence GTGACCAAACAGTTTCTGACACATCGTTGTCTGATTGCACCGCCGCATGCGAATGATGATTTTTTTGCCCAGACGGTCATTTATCTCGCGCGTCATGATGAAGATGGTGCCCAAGGCATCATTATCAATCGACCTGCCGGCATTCAAATTAAAGAATTGCTGAATGATCTGGATATTGAAGCAGATAATGTCAATCCGCATGAGGTATTGCAAGGTGGCCCTTTGCGCCCTGAAGCCGGCTTTGTCTTGCATACCGGTCAGCCGACCTGGCACTCCTCCATCGCCGTGGGTGAAAATGTCTGCATTACTACCTCCAAAGATATTCTGGATGCCATTGCACATAATGAAGGTGTCGGTCGCTATCAGATTGCCCTCGGTTATGCCAGTTGGGGCAAACACCAGCTGGAACAGGAAATTGCCCGTGGTGACTGGCTGATTTGTGATTCCGATATGGATCTGATTTTTAACTTACCTTATAACGACCGTTGGGATGCTGCCTATAAAAAAATGGGTGTAGACCGCAACTGGTTATCTTCCGAGATTGGACATGCCTGA